A segment of the Leptolyngbya sp. NIES-3755 genome:
CTGCCCATGCCAAAATGGAAGCTCAATAGATAGCCTGTGGATAAGCCCACTCCCCAAAAACCAAGAACATTGAGAAACATTGGAATTCGAGTGTCCTGTAAGCCTTGTAAACAGCCATAAACCGCCTTTTGCAACCCATCCAAAACTTGAACGATCGCAGCAATCATCAAGAGCGGCATCGCCAAAGACACAATCTCTGCATTGTTCGGATTTTGCACATCTAAATAGATGCCGATCACCTGTTTGGGAAATACGAGAAATACGATCGACATTCCCAACATGACGATCGTGGTTAAACTCAGACTCACTCCAGCGGCTTGCTGAATGCCAAGAATATCTTTCCGTCCCAACCATTGCCCCACTCTCACGGTTGTCGCAAAAGAAATTCCCAACGGAATCATAAAGATCACGGTCAGGGTTTGCAATACGATTTGATGGGCTGCTAAAGCTGCGATTCCGAGCGTTCCCATCCAAAGCATAATCACCATAAAAAACCCGGTTTCAAGTCCTGCAAAAACCCCGATCGGCACTCCAACCCAGGCGAGTTCTCTCAGAATCTTCGGGCGGACTTGATGCAGATTGTGGAAGACTCGATAGTTCCTTAGCTTCGGATGCAAGAGAATATACAATGCCAACGACAGAAACATTCCCCAGAGCGCAAGTACACTCGCCAATGCTAATCCTGCAAGTCCCATTTGTGGAAAGCCAAACTTGCCAAACCCCAAAATATAGTTCCAAACCACATTAAATGCGGTTCCAGCGATCACAATGATCATAATTGGACGAGCATGAGACAGAGCAGAAACCGTTGCTCGCAATGCTGCAAATCCAACTGCCGGGAACAATCCCCACATCATAATATCGAGATAAGTATTCGCAAGCTGAACGGTTGTTTCTGTTTGTCCCGTGTGAATCATCCAGCGATCGAGATGTCCCGTCACGATCATCATCGGAATGGTCACCAACACCGATAACCAAAGCCCTTGACGTGCAATTTGCTGAATTCGCGTCTGTTGTCCTGCGCCAAATGCTTCTGCAATCAAAGGACTCACTCCCATGACCATGCTGCTGGTCGTTACCATAATCGACATATAGATAATCGATGCCAGTCCTCCACCAGCCAAGACATCGGCTCCCATTCTGCCCATCATGATCGTATCGGCGAATCCAGTTGCAGATTGAGCGACTTGAGCACTCGCCAGCGGCACTGCTAATTTTAAAAATTCTCTAATTTCAGTTTGAATCCGTGGATCACGGATCGGAGCCATCACCATTGTTAACCTTCCTCGATTCCCTGACTTTCTAACCTAGCGTTTATTCGATCGAACTTCCTTTCTCGTTCGGCATAAAAAAGAGTGAGCCAACCAAAAACAAAGTTCCTTCTGATAGATGTAGCAAAACAGGGGTTAAAAGGAACGAAAATGTCGATCGTTAGCGCACTATGAATCAAGCCAATTCACTAATTTGAGATTGGCAACCTGCCTAAAATCTTTAAGATTCCGCGTCACTAATGTTGCTCGATTCGCAAGAGCGATACTCGAAATTAGAAGATCAGACCGACCCATTTTGCGAAGTGATCTTTGACTCTTCAAGGTTTCAAACAACACGATCGCGCTCTGCTCAAACGGAATGATTCTGAGCGTGTCTAACAGTTGTTCTGTCTGAGTGAGCAAGAATTGAGCACGAAGCAAAGATTCGCCATTTGTTGCTTTCAATAGATAATCAATCCGTCCTCTTAAAAGTTCGGCTTTTGTGATGATCGTAATTCCAACTTGAGGATCATCAAGAGTTTGAAGCCGACGGATGACACGCTCATCGCCAGCGTAAAGGGCAGTAACAATATTAGTATCCAACAAGTGCATCTCTAATCGTTGCCTACCAGATTTGTCTGACGATCGAGATCAATTTGAGCTTGTAATGATTTCAAGGTTTCATCGTCTGCGAATACACCTGCTTGCCGCAAAAGGACAGCGCGTTGATCTCGATTTTGCAGCCAGTCATCGATCGCGGTTTTCAAAAAGCGCCAAGTGCTATTGACGGATTGCCCTGGAATGTTACCCGCGATCGCTTCTCGCTCAACGACTTCTGGAGAAAGTCGAAGATACGCAGCGGTTTCTTCAAGTGTAAGAACATTAGGAAGTGTAACTGTCATGATAGAAACAGAAATAATTGCCTGCGTCGATTGTATCTTGAGAAAGTTTCGAGACATCAAAGACTTTATTAATCAGCCAGATTTCTTTTTATCCTGATGTGAAATTGTCGCACTCACAGCATCAACAAACTCTGTTACTGCTTGCACCAACGGCTTTGGTAGATGATTACGGAACCATTGATAGACATACAGTAACGTCAAACCATTCACTTTCTTCTGAGTAAACAACTCTTCTTGCAAATCGTTTAAATGTTCCAACGCCCGATTTTTTACCTCTCTCGGAGCTTCTGCAACGACCTGAGCACGTAACTGATTAAAGTTCTGCTGCAATGAACTCAGATCTACTTGATTCGTGGACATTTCTGCCATTGATGAAATGTATCCCGCATCTTGACTCACACTCGTAATCGGAATCACTTTCAACTGATCTGCATAGTGTTTCTCACGCTGAATCTGATCGAGCAATCGTTTCACCTGAGTGTTGTCAGGCTCCATCGAATAGGCTTCTTCTAATTGTGCGATCGCATCATCGTTTTCACCTAAGCTATGTAGCTCTTCTGCATAGTTGTACAAAGCTTCGACATAGTTATCTCTCACGCGCACCGCATCAACTAGATAAGCTCGTTTATAGTACTTCAGAGCTTGAGGAAACTGTTGCATTTCAGCTAAGCTATCTGCAAGTTCAAACAAGGCTTCAAAGTGATTGGGGTTGAGTCGGAGTGCTTCATGGAGTAAGCTAACTAACTTAGGAGTTGTGCCTCGAAGTCTAGCAACTCTGACTGTTTCGTATAAAGTTTGTGCTTTGAGATCGAGATCTTCAAGTTCTCTCAGTTCGCGGCGGATGGGATGGCGTTGAACTAACCAGCGACGAACAAGCTCGATCGAGACTCGATAAGTTGAAATACTTGGTGGAATTGAATCACGCCGCTCTCTTGGACGAATCCCAGAACGGTTTCCGGTCGTTCTCAAAAATCGCCAATCGACCAGATTGTTTAGACCTTTGCGAATCGATTCTGTGAGTTCAACCCCACATTCTCGTAGCAGTTCCAAAGGTTCAACTTCGCTAAAATCTAAGCTTGAAAGTTCTGGGTATTCGATTTGACGAGCACGAGGAACTTCAGCAGCAGCGGAAAAAACAACTCGCTCCGGGAGTGGAATGCCTTCCCAGAACCAGCCCAAACCCCCTTCACCCAGCTCGATCGCACGTTCGACATTGGCTCTGACATCCGATCGCGCCACTCTCCAGCGGTCTTCATTTCGAGCGTGAGTGAACAATGCAAAACAAATCACTTGGGTGAAATAGGGATGCCCTGCTGAAAGTTCGAGAATGGCATCGATCGCATCTAGGTCATACTCTAACAATCCTTTAGCGGGGATCGTGATTAGTTGTTCTGCACTGCGTCGATCGAGCAACCCAACTTCATGATTCGGAGCTTCTCGGAACAAGCTCAACATCGCAGGTAAGTCATCTAACTGTCTGCCGATGACTGGAATGAGATAAAGATTCGGAGATTCGTAAACTCCTGCTTGCAAATACTTAAACAAATGCTCCGCAGCGTCATCGACCTCTTGATTGTGCAATGAGTCAAATTCGTCGAGCAGTAGCACAATGTTTTCGACTGCTAATTCTCGTCGCAGATCGGGGATGAACCTTCGCAAGAACAAGCGGGGATCATGCTGAAACTCCTTGATCGACGGTAAGTTAATCCGAGACTTGAGACAGTCGTATTGCTGCAATGTATCTCGTGCTAATTCGTACAGCACTTCACCCAGAGATTTTCGGCTATCTCCTTCCAGCGATAAGGGCACAAAAGCGAAGTTTTTCAGGTCAATCGATCGAGGAATCTGCGCCAACACCGAAGACTTTCCAATGCGACGCTGTCCGTGAAGCAGAATCACCTGTGAACCTTGAAGGAGACTATCTGTAATGAACTCAAATAAGCGATCGCGTCCGAAAAAGCGATCCGGCTCTGTAATCGGACGACCAATAATATAGGGATTTCTTCGTTGCTCGATCGAGTAACTCATAAAAGCTAGGTGCTGAAACCGCTCAAACTAAACGAATCCAGTAGATAGTGCAGAAGATAGCTTGCCCAACCAAGTCAAAATTGTTGGCACTTCTTCTTTGTGTTGCCACAGCCAGCGAATTGCGTTTGTCACCGTTTCCGCTTGCCGACGGCTCATCAAATTCAGGAAAGTACGCTGCCTTGCTTGGAGGCTTTCTTCATCACTGTTTTCAATTTCCTTAACAACCCACCATTCCATTAGTGAGGATGCAAAGCGATAGTGCCTTTTACCCTCGTGTAATTGGCAGACGACAACCCCACGTTCTTCGAGATCCCTCAATTCTCGCTCTTTTTGGCTGAAAATAACATCCGTATCTCCGAGGTCATAACGTTTCTTCAGTAACCGTCCTTTCAGATGGGTCAGTGCCAGAAGCATCATCAGGGTTTGTTCAGTCTCGTTGGAAAATGTCCAGTTGTCCTCGAAATAATGCTCCGTGGCTCTTCGGAATTCTTCAGCGAAGGCATCGGGGTTGGGGAGCCGATTGGCACGAAATTCTCGAAATAAAAGATAGCCCGCCACTTGTAATAGGGCTGGACTTCCACCCGCAATATCTCGAATGCCTTCTCGAAGGGCGGGTGTCAGGGGTAATCCGCCTAAAAGCGCAGCAGCATTCGTCTCGCTAAAGGGTTTGAGGGGCTGAAAAAGATAGTGATTGTACCAGGGAGATTCGCCGGGTTTGAGTTTGATCCCAGCTTCATTCAGACGGCGAAGAGAAGTCACGATGCTGGCAAAGTGTTGGCTTTCTTGAGAGTGAGAAGCAAGATTCCGACAATCGCTGAGAAAATTGGCGGCATCTTCTTCGGTATAGTCCGCGTTTGCCTGGAGTGCAACATCGTAATCATCGACGAGCAAGAGTAGGAATTTTTCTTTTTTGCCTAAGAGTCGGAGAATCGATCGAAGATTATCTTTACTGGCGGTCAATCGCTCCAGATATTTCTCAATTTCTTGCTGAATTTCTGGCTCATCGCTCAGCGCATCCTTGAGCACGACAAAAACTTCGTTCCAGAAATTTGCAGCGGTAAACGGGGTCACTCCAAGGCAACTCAATAGTACGATCACGGCTTTGGCTGGATCGTGTCCGCGAAATGTCCAGGTTTGTGGAGCCGCGATCATTTGCAGAAAGGACGTTTTCCCGATACCAGAGCCGCCCCAAATCGCTAAATGTCCCCGACTGAGAATCTGATCGAATGCCGTTTCGATCTCGTTTGTTCGCCCGACAAAGAGCAGTGGCGAGACGGGTTTTCCAGGAACATAAGGATTTCTCAAGAACGGGGATTCGGTCATGGCAACTTTAATCACGATCGTACAAATTCGATCGTAGCCAGATTTTTCCAAATCGTTCAGGCTTTTCCAACTTCCACAAGGGTCCGATCGATCTCTTTAATTCCCGCCAAATCCAAAATTTCAGGAATCAAATCTTCGCGCTTGACTGCCATCATGTGAACGCCTTGACAGAGTTCTTTTGCAAATTTCACTTGTTCAGCCGCGATTCGGACTCCTTCTTGGAGCGGATCAGCCGCTTGTTCTAATCGATCGATAATATGCTCCGGAATATTCACACCCGGAACCGCTCGATTAATAAACCGGGCATTCTTCGCGGATTTGAGCAAGAAAA
Coding sequences within it:
- a CDS encoding multi-drug efflux transporter (similar to AA sequence:cyanobase_aa:slr0896) — protein: MVMAPIRDPRIQTEIREFLKLAVPLASAQVAQSATGFADTIMMGRMGADVLAGGGLASIIYMSIMVTTSSMVMGVSPLIAEAFGAGQQTRIQQIARQGLWLSVLVTIPMMIVTGHLDRWMIHTGQTETTVQLANTYLDIMMWGLFPAVGFAALRATVSALSHARPIMIIVIAGTAFNVVWNYILGFGKFGFPQMGLAGLALASVLALWGMFLSLALYILLHPKLRNYRVFHNLHQVRPKILRELAWVGVPIGVFAGLETGFFMVIMLWMGTLGIAALAAHQIVLQTLTVIFMIPLGISFATTVRVGQWLGRKDILGIQQAAGVSLSLTTIVMLGMSIVFLVFPKQVIGIYLDVQNPNNAEIVSLAMPLLMIAAIVQVLDGLQKAVYGCLQGLQDTRIPMFLNVLGFWGVGLSTGYLLSFHFGMGSRGLWIGQSIAIAVVAVLFTGRFLRLIAQRKALNPGN
- a CDS encoding PilT protein domain protein (similar to AA sequence:cyanobase_aa:PCC8801_1606), which translates into the protein MHLLDTNIVTALYAGDERVIRRLQTLDDPQVGITIITKAELLRGRIDYLLKATNGESLLRAQFLLTQTEQLLDTLRIIPFEQSAIVLFETLKSQRSLRKMGRSDLLISSIALANRATLVTRNLKDFRQVANLKLVNWLDS
- a CDS encoding MerR family regulatory protein (similar to AA sequence:cyanobase_aa:Aazo_4125), which gives rise to MSRNFLKIQSTQAIISVSIMTVTLPNVLTLEETAAYLRLSPEVVEREAIAGNIPGQSVNSTWRFLKTAIDDWLQNRDQRAVLLRQAGVFADDETLKSLQAQIDLDRQTNLVGND
- a CDS encoding hypothetical protein (hypothetical protein LYNGBM3L_26490;~similar to AA sequence:cyanobase_aa:LBDG_46530), with the translated sequence MSYSIEQRRNPYIIGRPITEPDRFFGRDRLFEFITDSLLQGSQVILLHGQRRIGKSSVLAQIPRSIDLKNFAFVPLSLEGDSRKSLGEVLYELARDTLQQYDCLKSRINLPSIKEFQHDPRLFLRRFIPDLRRELAVENIVLLLDEFDSLHNQEVDDAAEHLFKYLQAGVYESPNLYLIPVIGRQLDDLPAMLSLFREAPNHEVGLLDRRSAEQLITIPAKGLLEYDLDAIDAILELSAGHPYFTQVICFALFTHARNEDRWRVARSDVRANVERAIELGEGGLGWFWEGIPLPERVVFSAAAEVPRARQIEYPELSSLDFSEVEPLELLRECGVELTESIRKGLNNLVDWRFLRTTGNRSGIRPRERRDSIPPSISTYRVSIELVRRWLVQRHPIRRELRELEDLDLKAQTLYETVRVARLRGTTPKLVSLLHEALRLNPNHFEALFELADSLAEMQQFPQALKYYKRAYLVDAVRVRDNYVEALYNYAEELHSLGENDDAIAQLEEAYSMEPDNTQVKRLLDQIQREKHYADQLKVIPITSVSQDAGYISSMAEMSTNQVDLSSLQQNFNQLRAQVVAEAPREVKNRALEHLNDLQEELFTQKKVNGLTLLYVYQWFRNHLPKPLVQAVTEFVDAVSATISHQDKKKSG
- a CDS encoding hypothetical protein (hypothetical protein LYNGBM3L_26480;~similar to AA sequence:cyanobase_aa:LBDG_46520), with protein sequence MTESPFLRNPYVPGKPVSPLLFVGRTNEIETAFDQILSRGHLAIWGGSGIGKTSFLQMIAAPQTWTFRGHDPAKAVIVLLSCLGVTPFTAANFWNEVFVVLKDALSDEPEIQQEIEKYLERLTASKDNLRSILRLLGKKEKFLLLLVDDYDVALQANADYTEEDAANFLSDCRNLASHSQESQHFASIVTSLRRLNEAGIKLKPGESPWYNHYLFQPLKPFSETNAAALLGGLPLTPALREGIRDIAGGSPALLQVAGYLLFREFRANRLPNPDAFAEEFRRATEHYFEDNWTFSNETEQTLMMLLALTHLKGRLLKKRYDLGDTDVIFSQKERELRDLEERGVVVCQLHEGKRHYRFASSLMEWWVVKEIENSDEESLQARQRTFLNLMSRRQAETVTNAIRWLWQHKEEVPTILTWLGKLSSALSTGFV